In Silene latifolia isolate original U9 population chromosome 3, ASM4854445v1, whole genome shotgun sequence, a single window of DNA contains:
- the LOC141649535 gene encoding protein FAR1-RELATED SEQUENCE 5-like — MSDPTSTVTSSSPNDIHESAIISNYNNDILESSITSTVHIEPPDGPSSTTHVEQHHVSSRVHQLLLDSTPGGSELRIRKVALEFKPHIGQFFGTLEEAISFYGVYAKACGFEPKKFSQKRSVSGDVQYKFVVCNREGFRDRKRKAIILHSGEEQATPKPFDIRNTKLTRIGCTAMIEFRYNGDGDIKCFIGDRDAQLFVNHFEDKRDTNEGFYFAYEVDSGKCLVRAFWCDAVSRRNYSLFGDYITYDPTYSTNKYYMVFTPFTGVDHHKRSVTFAAALLFHEYEYSFKWVFEKFLDAMGQREPHCIMTDQCAGIKKGLRAVFKHARLRYCMWHIMQKLIDKVGPAISKETDFVSRLNAIVWDAELKPLEFEEKWSQLVNEHNLEGNSWLSTMFRKRRKWIPAYFRDIPMGCLLRTTQRSESQSNFFKRFENAHGTLVEFWMRFQSAIDVQCHTQKQLDRDDDYFQLEATASICSLSVGGFTPLANGIEVIGIADARTQKIYQVVYNSTTNDAECSSKLFNRKGIICRHIIWVYSGKQVHTLPDKYILMRWTKNAHKIPLYGLHGELMDDFDATDLRKLEMCKLWSEFYATISVLKNVPTNEITNLVDTLKQFRVKLNPQSESITKEQELEMLLGCSSSTEVRILPPRQAKNKGSGKRMISKKQQCIAKAEKPKRLCHNCKQMAHHDKRNCPNAFVPDADNKGSSDEDDADHG; from the exons ATGTCTG ATCCTACAAGTACTGTAACTTCTTCTTCCCCTAACGATATTCATGAGTCTGCAATTATCTCTAACTATAATAACGATATTCTTGAGTCTTCAATTACTTCTACTGTACATATTGAACCACCTGATGGACCTAGCTCTACTACACATGTTGAACAACATCATGTTTCTTCTCGTGTGCATCAACTTCTTTTGGACTCCACACCTGGTGGTAGTGAATTAAGGATAAGGAAAGTTGCACTTGAGTTTAAACCTCATATTGGACAGTTTTTTGGGACCTTGGAAGAAGCTATTAGTTTTTATGGTGTGTATGCAAAAGCATGTGGTTTTGAACCTAAGAAGTTTTCCCAAAAAAGGTCTGTTTCTGGTGATGTGCAGTATAAATTTGTTGTTTGTAACCGTGAAGGTTTTAGAGATCGTAAGAGGAAGGCTATTATTTTACATAGTGGAGAGGAGCAGGCAACTCCCAAGCCATTTGATATTAGAAATACTAAACTAACTAGGATTGGTTGTACTGCTATGATTGAGTTTCGCTATAATGGGGATGG GGATATCAAATGTTTCATAGGAGACCGGGATGCTCAACTGTTTGTTAACCATTTCGAGGATAAACGTGATACCAATGAAGGTTTTTACTTTGCTTATGAGGTGGATTCTGGGAAATGTTTGGTTCGTGCGTTTTGGTGTGATGCAGTGTCTCGTAGAAACTACTCTTTGTTTGGTGATTACATCACTTATGATCCAACTTACAGTACGAATAAGTATTATATGGTTTTTACTCCTTTTACTGGGGTAGACCACCACAAAAGGTCAGTTACTTTTGCTGCTGCATTGCTATTTCATGAGTATGAATATTCGTTCAAGTGGGTCTTTGAAAAGTTTCTAGATGCTATGGGTCAACGAGAGCCACACTGTATAATGACTGATCAATGTGCTGGAATAAAGAAGGGTTTGCGTGCTGTTTTCAAACATGCTAGGCtcagatattgcatgtggcatatcatgcaaaAGCTCATTGATAAGGTTGGGCCTGCAATATCGAAAGAGACTGATTTTGTCAGCCGTTTGAATGCTATTGTTTGGGATGCTGAGTTAAAACCTCTGGAATTTGAAGAAAAGTGGTCTCAGTTGGTTaatgagcataatcttgaagGTAATTCCTGGTTGTCAACCATGTTTAGAAAAAGGAGAAAATGGATCCCAGCTTATTTTCGTGATATTCCTATGGGTTGTCTATTAAGAACAACTCAACGATCTGAGAGTCAGAGTAATTTTTTCAAGCGTTTTGAAAATGCACATGGTACACTTGTTGAATTCTGGATGCGGTTTCAAAGCGCCATTGATGTACAGTGTCATACTCAAAAGCAACTTGATAGAGATGATGATT ATTTTCAACTAGAAGCTACTGCTTCTATTTGTTCCCTTAGTGTTGGTGGCTTCACACCACTTGCCAACGGTATAGAGGTAATTGGTATAGCTGATGCTAGAACGCAGAAGATCTATCAAGTCGTCTACAATTCTACAACCAATGATGCTGAATGTTCTAGCAAGTTGTTCAACAGAAAGGGTATTATTTGCAGACACATTATCTGGGTTTACTCTGGGAAACAAGTACACACTTTGCCTGATAAGTACATCCTTATGCGGTGGACCAAGAATGCACACAAGATCCCTCTTTATGGTTTACATGGTGAGTTAATGGATGACTTTGATGCCACTGATTTAAGAAAGCTGGAGATGTGCAAGTTATGGTCAGAGTTCTATGCAACTATCAGTGTGCTCAAGAATGTGCCTACCAATGAGATCACTAATCTTGTTGACACACTAAAGCAATTTAGGGTCAAACTCAATCCGCAATCAGAGTCAATAACCAAAGAGCAGGAGTTGGAGATGCTTCTTGGATGCAGTTCCTCAACCGAGGTTAGGATTTTACCACCCCGTCAGGCAAAGAACAAGGGTAGTGGGAAGAGAATGATCTCCAAAAAGCAACAATGCATAGCCAAAGCGGAGAAGCCTAAAAGGCTTTGCCATAATTGCAAACAAATGGCTCACCATGATAAGCGTAACTGTCCTAATGCTTTTGTACCTGATGCCGACAATAAG ggGAGTTCAGATGAGGATGATGCTGATCATGGTTGA